In one Pseudomonas sp. SG20056 genomic region, the following are encoded:
- a CDS encoding penicillin acylase family protein: MSHLSLAAVLTAMVVLTGCQSLLNSRYSDSVHPDQGIVRVKGLAQSVVIRRNPLGMPLIETTTFHDALFALGYVHASDRLSQMVGLRLMAEGRLAEMAGPGVLEMDRFMRAVNLKKSAEVLYSNASPRIKKFFEVYARGVNAYLFRYRDKLPMDLAESGYRPAYWKAEDSVLVFCLLNFGLAVNLQEEIASLVLAQKVGSDQLAWLLPTYPDEPLPFDEANKLKGLDLKGQLAGLNAVSSAVSQFADTHMLGVAASNNWAFAPQRTRSGKSLLANDTHLPLSMPSVWNFVQIRSPKFQAAGVSIAGVPAVVAGFNGKLGWGMTMVMGDNQDLFLEQVKQQGGRLHYLADGKWLPAQERQETFFIKGQRPIRETIFETRHGPLLNSVLGERKHMLQPMQLSSRYGLALKTTQFEADKTLDAFFDLSRAQSVEQAFEATREVRAMPLNIVFADAQHIGWQVTGRFPNRRAGLGLMPSPGWDSQYAWDGFADPMLHPYDQDPPQGWLGTANHRTVPRGYGMQLSNSWFYPERAERIAALAATGKHDTQSMIAMQYDQTSPFVAKLQNMFSAPGMAEGLKAAIDALPVAERNKAREAYARLMKFDGKMAASSADAALYSAFLYQIARDTFLDELGPESSPAWKALVDTANNSYSAQADHLLGREDSPFWNDTRTAQREDKPAILARSLAGAVTLLESKLGSERSAWQWGKLHTYNWTTETTQLAQYMSASQRTSINAIKGYLDRGPYPAGGDHGTLNVAAYKWGENFDTWLIPAMRIVVDFGREEPLIGVNSSGQSGNPASKHYADGIDAWLKGSYMSFPFQSQNLDKVYGNKRLLLMPGN, from the coding sequence ATGAGCCACCTCAGCCTCGCTGCCGTCTTGACGGCCATGGTCGTGCTCACCGGCTGCCAATCATTGCTCAATAGCCGCTACAGCGACAGCGTGCACCCGGATCAGGGCATCGTGCGGGTCAAGGGCCTGGCGCAAAGCGTGGTGATTCGCCGCAACCCGCTGGGTATGCCACTGATCGAAACCACCACCTTCCATGACGCGCTATTCGCCCTGGGCTATGTGCACGCCAGCGACCGCCTCAGCCAGATGGTCGGCCTACGCCTGATGGCAGAAGGTCGACTGGCTGAAATGGCCGGCCCCGGCGTGCTGGAAATGGACCGTTTCATGCGCGCGGTCAACCTTAAGAAAAGCGCCGAGGTGCTCTACAGCAATGCCTCGCCGCGCATCAAGAAGTTCTTCGAAGTCTATGCCCGCGGGGTCAACGCCTACCTGTTCCGCTACCGCGACAAACTGCCGATGGACTTGGCCGAGTCCGGTTATCGCCCGGCCTATTGGAAAGCCGAAGATTCGGTGCTGGTGTTCTGCCTGCTGAACTTCGGCCTGGCCGTCAACCTGCAAGAAGAAATCGCCTCACTGGTACTTGCGCAGAAAGTCGGTAGCGACCAGCTGGCTTGGCTGCTGCCAACCTACCCAGACGAGCCATTGCCGTTTGACGAGGCCAACAAACTCAAAGGCCTCGATCTCAAGGGCCAACTGGCCGGCCTCAACGCGGTTAGTTCCGCCGTCAGCCAATTCGCCGACACCCATATGCTCGGCGTAGCAGCGTCCAACAACTGGGCCTTCGCCCCGCAACGCACTCGCAGCGGCAAGAGCCTGCTGGCCAACGATACCCACCTGCCGCTGTCGATGCCGTCAGTGTGGAATTTCGTGCAGATTCGCTCACCGAAGTTCCAAGCCGCAGGCGTATCGATTGCTGGCGTACCGGCGGTAGTGGCCGGCTTCAACGGCAAACTGGGCTGGGGTATGACCATGGTCATGGGCGACAATCAGGATCTGTTCCTTGAGCAGGTCAAGCAGCAAGGCGGCCGCCTGCACTACCTGGCCGACGGTAAATGGCTACCCGCACAGGAGCGCCAGGAAACCTTCTTTATAAAAGGCCAGCGGCCGATCCGCGAAACCATTTTCGAAACCCGCCACGGCCCCTTGCTGAACTCGGTACTGGGCGAGCGTAAACACATGCTGCAGCCCATGCAGCTGAGCAGTCGCTACGGTCTGGCCCTGAAAACCACCCAGTTCGAAGCCGACAAGACCCTGGACGCCTTCTTCGACCTGTCGCGGGCGCAATCGGTTGAACAGGCCTTCGAGGCCACCCGCGAAGTGCGCGCCATGCCATTGAACATTGTCTTCGCCGATGCGCAGCATATCGGCTGGCAAGTGACCGGGCGCTTCCCCAACCGCCGCGCCGGCCTGGGCCTAATGCCCTCGCCGGGCTGGGACAGCCAGTACGCCTGGGACGGCTTCGCCGACCCGATGCTGCACCCCTACGATCAGGACCCGCCGCAAGGCTGGCTGGGCACCGCCAACCACCGCACCGTTCCACGCGGCTACGGCATGCAACTGTCCAACTCCTGGTTCTACCCGGAGCGGGCCGAACGGATCGCCGCATTGGCAGCAACGGGCAAACATGACACGCAAAGCATGATTGCCATGCAGTACGACCAAACCTCGCCCTTCGTGGCCAAATTACAGAATATGTTCAGCGCACCCGGCATGGCTGAAGGCCTGAAAGCCGCTATCGATGCCCTGCCAGTAGCCGAACGCAACAAAGCCCGCGAGGCCTATGCCCGCCTGATGAAATTCGACGGCAAGATGGCCGCCAGCTCGGCGGATGCCGCGCTGTACAGTGCCTTCCTCTACCAAATCGCGCGGGACACCTTCCTCGACGAACTGGGCCCGGAAAGCAGCCCGGCCTGGAAGGCGCTGGTCGATACCGCCAACAACTCCTATTCAGCCCAGGCCGACCATCTGCTGGGCCGTGAAGACAGCCCATTCTGGAATGACACCCGCACCGCACAACGCGAAGACAAACCCGCGATCCTCGCGCGCAGCCTGGCCGGTGCCGTGACTCTGCTGGAGAGCAAACTGGGCAGTGAGCGCAGCGCCTGGCAATGGGGCAAGCTGCATACCTACAACTGGACTACCGAGACCACCCAACTTGCCCAATACATGAGCGCCAGCCAACGCACCAGCATCAACGCCATCAAGGGCTATCTCGACCGTGGCCCCTACCCGGCCGGTGGCGATCACGGCACGCTGAACGTTGCGGCCTACAAATGGGGGGAGAACTTCGATACCTGGCTGATCCCTGCCATGCGCATCGTCGTGGACTTCGGTCGCGAAGAACCATTGATCGGCGTTAACAGCTCCGGACAGTCCGGCAACCCGGCCAGCAAGCATTACGCTGATGGTATCGACGCCTGGTTAAAAGGCAGCTACATGAGCTTCCCGTTCCAGTCACAGAACCTCGACAAGGTCTACGGCAACAAACGCCTACTGCTGATGCCCGGCAATTGA
- a CDS encoding DUF2489 domain-containing protein — MNNLTLFVLIGSGVLIAALALYALQLWRRVWAQEKAQAEALDTQRERIGGDLHILASSLLEGQLPLIEGAIRIKVLLDNYDSNLSKDQRCEVFHLLFAATAQVPTHAEWKALEKSVRRQHEQRFSELELQHKAAARAAARWLLDEALPPLRRSA; from the coding sequence ATGAATAACCTCACCCTGTTCGTGCTGATCGGCAGCGGCGTATTGATTGCCGCACTGGCGCTGTACGCCCTGCAGCTATGGCGACGTGTCTGGGCTCAGGAAAAAGCCCAGGCCGAGGCACTCGACACCCAGCGCGAACGTATCGGCGGCGATCTGCATATCCTCGCCAGCAGTTTGCTCGAGGGACAGTTACCACTGATCGAGGGCGCCATTCGGATCAAGGTGCTGCTGGATAACTACGACAGCAATCTCAGCAAGGATCAGCGCTGTGAGGTTTTTCACCTGTTGTTCGCGGCAACCGCCCAGGTGCCGACCCACGCTGAGTGGAAGGCCCTGGAGAAAAGCGTGCGCCGCCAGCATGAACAGCGTTTCAGCGAACTGGAGCTGCAACACAAGGCAGCTGCTCGCGCCGCCGCCCGCTGGCTGCTTGATGAGGCTCTACCGCCACTGCGCCGAAGCGCCTGA
- a CDS encoding SEC-C metal-binding domain-containing protein, which yields MTQQEHVHGPDCNHDHDHAHHHDHGHVHGPNCNHGHQEPARNALKDVGRNDPCPCGSEKKFKKCHGA from the coding sequence ATGACCCAGCAAGAACACGTCCACGGCCCTGACTGCAATCATGACCACGATCATGCGCACCACCATGATCATGGCCACGTGCATGGCCCAAACTGCAACCACGGCCACCAGGAACCTGCGCGCAACGCCCTGAAAGACGTTGGTCGCAACGACCCCTGCCCGTGCGGCAGCGAGAAGAAATTCAAGAAATGCCACGGCGCATAA
- a CDS encoding LEA type 2 family protein, translating to MFYQAQTIRILSLLMFFGLLSGLSGCSSPGDLKSPEVRLVKVDVVKAKLLEQHFTLRFRIDNPNNFSLPVRGMDYLVHLNQVKLAEGESSVSFTVPAHGHHNFSIPVRTNLWRHLRQIVKALEKPDQPIPYRLQGAVKTGWLFGQSVHMSRNGEIIPGDYIPE from the coding sequence ATGTTTTATCAGGCGCAAACGATAAGAATTCTCAGCCTATTGATGTTTTTTGGCCTCCTGTCGGGCCTTAGCGGTTGCTCCTCTCCTGGCGATCTCAAGTCGCCCGAAGTACGCCTCGTTAAAGTCGACGTCGTAAAAGCCAAACTGCTGGAGCAGCATTTCACGCTGCGCTTTCGCATCGATAACCCCAACAACTTCAGCCTGCCGGTACGCGGGATGGATTACTTGGTGCATCTGAACCAGGTCAAGCTGGCTGAAGGTGAATCCAGCGTTTCGTTTACTGTGCCTGCTCACGGCCACCACAACTTCTCCATCCCGGTGCGCACCAACCTCTGGCGCCACTTGCGGCAGATCGTCAAAGCCCTGGAAAAACCTGACCAACCCATTCCCTACCGCCTGCAAGGTGCGGTAAAAACCGGCTGGTTGTTCGGACAGAGCGTGCACATGTCGCGCAATGGCGAGATAATTCCCGGCGATTACATCCCGGAGTAA
- a CDS encoding YchJ family protein, whose amino-acid sequence MSSTTCPCGSGQLLAACCGLYHAGTPAPSAEALMRSRYSAYALGLIDYLVHSTLPAQQAGLDHEAIRAWSLGSTWLGLEVDETQLIDGEPQHAYVTFTAHWRDEGGERSHRERSAFVRNKGNWYFIDPTVELKLGRNDACPCASGLKFKKCCAGYF is encoded by the coding sequence ATGAGCAGCACAACCTGCCCATGCGGCAGCGGCCAACTGCTGGCAGCTTGCTGCGGCCTTTATCACGCAGGTACTCCGGCGCCCAGCGCCGAAGCCTTGATGCGTTCGCGTTACAGCGCCTATGCCCTGGGGCTGATCGATTACTTGGTGCACAGCACATTACCGGCCCAGCAAGCAGGCCTCGACCACGAGGCTATTCGCGCGTGGAGCCTGGGCAGTACCTGGCTCGGACTTGAGGTTGATGAAACGCAGCTGATTGATGGTGAACCGCAGCACGCCTATGTCACTTTTACCGCCCACTGGCGTGATGAGGGCGGTGAACGCAGCCACCGTGAACGCTCGGCATTCGTGCGCAATAAGGGCAACTGGTATTTCATTGACCCAACAGTTGAGCTGAAACTTGGTCGCAACGACGCCTGCCCCTGCGCAAGCGGGCTGAAGTTCAAGAAGTGCTGTGCCGGCTATTTCTGA
- a CDS encoding DUF6231 family protein: MPATPSTRTPQQALAALLARYTPERLLVVGSRKLPAIDAFIQAHPSCHLVHADAGALPDEVAAQRFDLALIVDCLEHLPKRTGLELLGGIRNLNASRMAVLVDLHACDWQETDFFALALQASECFQRDEQTLNLFTYDLLDYKQVPDWLNAKFWANPENFGKYWW; the protein is encoded by the coding sequence ATGCCTGCAACCCCGTCCACCCGAACACCCCAGCAAGCCCTTGCCGCCCTATTGGCACGCTACACGCCAGAACGCCTGTTGGTAGTCGGTAGCCGAAAACTACCTGCGATTGATGCATTTATCCAGGCTCATCCAAGTTGCCACTTGGTGCACGCGGATGCAGGCGCCCTGCCTGATGAAGTGGCCGCCCAACGTTTCGATCTGGCGCTGATTGTCGACTGCCTTGAGCACTTGCCGAAACGCACCGGGCTAGAGCTGCTCGGTGGCATTCGTAACCTAAATGCCAGCCGCATGGCTGTACTGGTCGATTTGCACGCCTGTGACTGGCAAGAGACCGACTTCTTTGCCCTCGCACTGCAGGCCAGTGAGTGTTTCCAGCGCGATGAACAGACACTTAACCTGTTCACCTATGACCTGCTCGACTACAAGCAAGTACCCGACTGGCTGAACGCCAAGTTCTGGGCCAACCCGGAAAATTTCGGCAAGTACTGGTGGTAA
- a CDS encoding OmpA family protein, protein MMGVAPILLVSSVLSGCVTTSSTGDAPLNQGNWPLCSAIGGLTGAGLGAIESSTWAAGGAVAGAVIGTLICYAQDGDDDDDGVFDRRDRCPGTPPNTPVHHNGCPIKEYASTPAEAEPEPIEMVESVRVELDVKFDFNKSDVKEDSQADIKSLADFMKQYPQTTTTVEGHTDAVGSDAYNQGLSERRANAVRDVLVNQHGIDSGRVSSVGYGESRPVADNDSESGRAINRRVEAEVEAQP, encoded by the coding sequence ATGATGGGGGTAGCCCCCATTCTCTTGGTCAGTAGTGTTCTTTCAGGTTGTGTCACAACTTCCAGTACGGGAGATGCGCCGCTCAACCAAGGGAACTGGCCCCTGTGCAGTGCAATTGGCGGTCTGACCGGTGCAGGTCTGGGCGCAATCGAAAGTTCTACGTGGGCAGCAGGTGGTGCCGTGGCCGGCGCGGTCATTGGTACGCTGATTTGTTACGCCCAAGATGGTGATGACGACGACGACGGTGTGTTTGACCGCCGCGATCGTTGCCCTGGTACTCCTCCAAATACGCCGGTGCATCACAACGGCTGTCCGATCAAGGAATATGCCAGTACACCTGCCGAAGCAGAGCCTGAGCCCATCGAAATGGTGGAATCGGTTCGGGTGGAACTGGATGTGAAGTTCGATTTCAACAAATCCGACGTCAAAGAAGACAGTCAGGCGGATATCAAGAGCCTTGCTGACTTTATGAAACAGTACCCGCAAACCACTACGACCGTTGAAGGACATACTGACGCTGTAGGCAGTGATGCCTATAACCAGGGGCTGTCTGAGCGGCGTGCCAATGCGGTGCGTGATGTGCTGGTCAATCAGCATGGCATCGACAGTGGCAGGGTTTCCTCTGTTGGATACGGTGAGTCGCGGCCGGTTGCTGATAATGACAGCGAGTCCGGGCGGGCAATCAATCGTCGTGTTGAAGCGGAGGTCGAAGCACAGCCGTAG
- a CDS encoding DUF1145 domain-containing protein — translation MKTFLTLGKVLTALFWGVVLANLLQPFAQPFALLLNSAGAFILLIHVLELWFFDKRIAACPKPVQERVQVMLFGIFQLLGLPAEQAPVVEPEQALPMEAENA, via the coding sequence ATGAAGACATTTCTGACGTTGGGTAAGGTGCTGACGGCATTGTTCTGGGGCGTTGTACTGGCAAATCTGCTGCAACCCTTTGCACAACCTTTTGCGCTGCTGTTGAACAGCGCCGGGGCTTTTATTCTGCTGATCCATGTGCTTGAACTGTGGTTCTTTGACAAGCGCATTGCCGCTTGCCCCAAGCCTGTTCAGGAGCGTGTGCAGGTCATGCTATTTGGTATCTTTCAGTTGCTTGGGTTGCCGGCGGAGCAAGCGCCTGTAGTCGAGCCTGAGCAAGCGCTGCCGATGGAGGCCGAAAATGCGTAA
- a CDS encoding collagen-like protein: MRKLLVLAALFSPLALAQAVIEVDSHAVMRLPSNTSVLLLDRLEIADHGTLLIPPGLTEIRVAQLTLGRDARLAIAPSDQALRLEVDTAEIASGAQISARGARGSAEKPALPGRNLSLRLQAVTLESLVLDARGGTGAPGYAGLAGADGKPAGCTWGEASRGHDGLNGGDGQPGAAGAQVRLEVPQGFPVEQLQVRLDGGSGGQPGAPGAGGQGGVSKGCWLYSTDGARDGKPGQAGQPGEPGPAGALNVVQF; this comes from the coding sequence ATGCGTAAGCTGCTCGTACTCGCCGCGTTATTCAGTCCACTGGCACTGGCCCAGGCTGTGATTGAAGTCGACTCCCATGCGGTTATGCGTCTACCAAGCAATACCAGCGTATTACTGCTGGATCGTCTGGAAATTGCCGACCACGGTACCTTGTTGATCCCCCCCGGTCTGACCGAAATTCGTGTGGCGCAGCTAACTCTGGGTCGCGATGCGCGTCTGGCAATTGCTCCCAGTGATCAGGCACTGCGTCTTGAAGTGGACACTGCCGAGATTGCCAGCGGTGCTCAGATCAGTGCGCGCGGCGCCCGGGGCAGTGCTGAAAAACCGGCGTTGCCAGGCCGCAACCTGAGCCTGCGTTTGCAGGCCGTGACCCTGGAAAGCCTGGTGCTGGATGCCCGCGGTGGTACAGGGGCGCCTGGCTATGCGGGTCTAGCTGGCGCCGATGGCAAGCCAGCTGGTTGCACCTGGGGTGAAGCCAGTCGCGGCCATGATGGTTTGAATGGTGGGGACGGTCAGCCGGGTGCTGCTGGCGCGCAGGTGCGCCTGGAAGTCCCGCAGGGCTTTCCGGTTGAGCAGTTGCAGGTGCGTCTGGATGGCGGTAGCGGCGGTCAGCCGGGCGCGCCTGGTGCGGGCGGTCAAGGCGGCGTGAGCAAGGGCTGCTGGTTGTACAGCACTGATGGCGCGCGCGACGGCAAGCCTGGGCAGGCCGGCCAGCCTGGTGAGCCAGGCCCAGCGGGCGCTCTGAATGTCGTGCAGTTCTAA
- a CDS encoding CopD family protein, translating to MTPYAFVYSLHLLAALIWVGGMFFAWMILRPAAVAALEAPTRLKLWLEVFPRFFYWVWAAVIVLPVTGVGMLHLRFSGFDTAPRYVHIMMGLYIAMLALFLRIQALQLPELRRAVAAEDWPNGGAVLGRIRRLVGINLLLGLLVVTIAGIRPSF from the coding sequence ATGACCCCTTACGCCTTCGTCTACAGCCTGCACCTGCTCGCCGCCCTGATCTGGGTGGGCGGTATGTTCTTCGCATGGATGATCCTGCGCCCAGCAGCCGTCGCCGCACTGGAAGCCCCAACCCGTCTAAAACTCTGGCTGGAGGTCTTTCCGCGGTTTTTCTACTGGGTATGGGCGGCGGTGATTGTGCTGCCGGTCACCGGCGTGGGCATGCTGCACCTGCGCTTTAGCGGTTTCGATACCGCGCCGCGCTACGTGCACATCATGATGGGGCTGTATATCGCCATGTTGGCGCTGTTTCTGCGCATCCAGGCCCTGCAACTGCCTGAACTGCGCCGCGCTGTAGCGGCAGAGGATTGGCCGAATGGCGGCGCCGTGCTTGGGCGTATTCGCCGACTGGTCGGCATTAACCTGCTGCTGGGGTTGCTGGTGGTCACAATCGCCGGCATCCGCCCTTCGTTCTAA